CGCGGCGCGCCCGGAGCGCTTCCTCAGGTACTGCGGGCTTCCCGGGAGCCCCCCGATGCCGGACACCGGGTGTGGGTGCGCGGACGTAGCGCTCTGCAGTTCGTGCGGGCCTCAGTGCTCTGGGAGGGAGGCCTCGTGGCAGCCGGCCGGCGCCCCTCAGCTACCGGCGGTTCCGCAGAGCTCTCCTGAAACGCGCTGTTCACAGCGTCCGGACCTGGCTGGGGCTTCTGCCACGGCTGCTGCAGTGTCCTAGTCCTTTCTTCAGCGTTCGGGAATTAGGAAACGGAGGTTTCCGTTTCTACCAGCAACGTTGAAGCATTGGTAGCTCTAGAGAAAAAAGTGGAGGAGACTATCCAAATAGAAAAGCTGAGGAGTAAGGCAGTGGAGGAAGGCACCTTTTTAAAACCAAGGGTCTGTATCTTGGATGTTTGAGCTGTCTGGTGCTATACTATATACTTCCCTAAAACGTCTGGAGTGTTTAAATACGATCAAGGTATACTAAGATGCAACTATAGAAGGGTGGAATGTTCtgtccagctgctgcttcataCATTAAGTGTAAGGAAGCCGAGACACTTTATGAttagaatgtttttatttctaggaATGTTTAGTAGCATTACTCCCAAGAGATGTGTAGAAAGTTAAGCAACAGCTGTAGTTGCTGAAAGGTGCTACTCTGTAGCATCAAAATACCTAAGCATATGTAAAAAGAGCCACAGTGTGACCATGTGAATAACTTAACTGGAGGtgtaaaatgaatgaaagcTAGTGAATTctgcaaaatagaaaataaaaaattaacattaactgttgtgatttttaaagctcttaatttttttctactcttaGTGTGCAAGATGGACTGGCAACTGACTTCAGAGCATTAACAAAGATTCTCTATGATTTGAATAAAGCTCTGGGAAGCAATATAGTTCGGGGGGGTCCTTTAAAAGAGCTGGTGATAGAAAATTTTGATGAAGAACAGATTTGGCAACAACTAGAGCTCCAGAACAATGCAGTTCTTGATTTTTTCAAGAAATCCATTGCAAGGGATGCCAAGGATGAAGATCTTTGCCTTCTCTCAGACCAGGAAGAGGATGGCTCTGATGCAGAGGCCAGCAGTGACCAGGAATTGGAAGACAGCATAATGGAAGCAGAAGCTGAACAGAAGAATATTTATACACAAGATAAAACTAAagctaaagaaaagcaaagtaaacTCAGAGAAAGCataatgcagaaatacagtGATGAGGATTCTGATATTGACTTTGATATTGAAGCACTGGAGCAACAAACTAAAACAACCAAGGAaaccacactgaaaaaaatgggaaaaaaatctatagtGGATGACAAGTTTTTCAAGCTGTCTGAGATGGAAACTTTTTTAGAAcatgcagagaaggaaaacagggaggaggaagaagatatTGATTATTTTGAAGACATCATCTCGGATGATGAGGAGGAAGAGTCTGAAGAAGCTAAAGTCAAAGTAAGTATatcagtaaattaattttctgatctctcttttcctttaaatcaaGATCTGATATTAGTTAGGGTGAGTATAAATTGTTGAACACTGAGTAGAAACTACCAAGTTAAATTTGATTAGATGACTAATGATTACTTCTGAAGCTATTCCAGTCTCTCTTTAAATGGGTCTTGGGTTTTTGCATGCATGAAGGAAGAGATAGTATGTCACAAGAAATAAGTGGCCTTGCAGAATTGCAGAATAGGTGACccaccaaatgaaaaaaatgggtCACTCAGTATTGACATCTGGCAATTAGAGATCCCTAAGGTGACTGATGCAGAGCAAAGGGCTTTTGGCAACTTCTTTTTCCAGGGATATGGCTTTGTAACTCCCGATTTAACTTAAGTTGCTGAGTacttgtttcagaaataaatattttattatttaatattacCAGAGATTCTTACTAGCAAGTAAGAACTATGCCCAGGGTAAAAGGGAACATGTATGCATTCCAACAAGTAGTTGGCAAAATCTACTGCTCTTTCACTTCTGTATGTGGTGAAATTGGAAGTTAATTTAAGtagcagaatatttaaaatacttgtaaaagAGGTTAGTTTTACTAAGATGCCCTATCATAGGTTAATGCTTCATTAAGCTGAATTAGTGTTACACAAGTAGTGCTGAGTTCCAGGTGCTAAAAACCTTAAAAGACAGGTTACTCTTAGACTTCTGCCAGCCTtaacagttttgctttgttttgttttttttggtttgggttttcttttttcctctctcctccttagCCAGTTAAAAGTTCTAGAGACTTGACATACAAAGATTTCTTTGATCCAGTTGATGACAATGATGATTTAGTAGCTAATGGTGTTGAAGATGATCAGGAAGAGGAAGCAGACAGTGCTATTGAAGAGCAGAATGAAGAAAGCATGTCTGAGTAAGTATATGCATTATTTGCAGTTAAAATGTCCTTGTAATTTTACACTGAAGTGAAGTAGAAAATAAAGTGTGAATTCCAGGCTCACTTTGGTCATGGTTTGCCATTCTGTGTTATCTGTTGTATGCCCATGGTTTGTATTCTCACcttatttaaaaagtagtttattGTCATATGTTTTGAGTATTGTCTCTTgatatttatttgaataaatcATTTAATAGCTGTAACTTCAGtttttgaaagttatttttagtATATGGAAGTTTCCCTAGTGTCCCCTGCCTTTAGGTTTCGGTGAAAGCCTGTTGTATTTCTTAATTGTGCGTTATTTGTAACAGGTAAACATCTAGTGGCTGAAATATCTTCACGTAAAAAGTTATAGAGGCTTTTCAACCTTTATCttatattaaattttaatgttaCAGGGTTGAGGATATGAATGAAATGATGGTGGAGAATACGAGAAGTAAAGAAGCCTCTAAAAAGGTTACTTTTAGTTTGCCAGATGACAGCGAAACAGAAGATGTTACTGATGTGCAGTTAGAGAAGGGCATTGATCCCAGTGAAATAAAGTCGTCTTTTGAGAAGAGGCAGGAAAAggtaattgtatttttttattattattttgctaaTACTTTGAAACAGTggccaattttttttgttttgtttttatgattGTGTAATTTGTTCAGAGTCTGGCAAATATGAAGAGGCTGTTtacaaattaggaaaaaaaaaagtggtttatcTATATCAGATACATATGCAATCATATATTCCCTCATCTTCATGTGAGGAGGAGTTAGAAGTACCTGAAATAACTGctaattttttcccttgagtTTACTTGTGAGCTCTGTGTTTTAGACTTCTTAGGAAATTGTGTTTTTCAGatgagcaaaaaaataaaaagtttagaAGAAGAGTTGTTGGAGGAGAAACCTTGGCAGCTTAAAGGAGAAGTGACTGGACAAAAACGCCCT
This region of Buteo buteo chromosome 13, bButBut1.hap1.1, whole genome shotgun sequence genomic DNA includes:
- the MPHOSPH10 gene encoding U3 small nucleolar ribonucleoprotein MPP10 — its product is MAAVKGLETCLRVAGAAAARPERFLSVQDGLATDFRALTKILYDLNKALGSNIVRGGPLKELVIENFDEEQIWQQLELQNNAVLDFFKKSIARDAKDEDLCLLSDQEEDGSDAEASSDQELEDSIMEAEAEQKNIYTQDKTKAKEKQSKLRESIMQKYSDEDSDIDFDIEALEQQTKTTKETTLKKMGKKSIVDDKFFKLSEMETFLEHAEKENREEEEDIDYFEDIISDDEEEESEEAKVKPVKSSRDLTYKDFFDPVDDNDDLVANGVEDDQEEEADSAIEEQNEESMSEVEDMNEMMVENTRSKEASKKVTFSLPDDSETEDVTDVQLEKGIDPSEIKSSFEKRQEKMSKKIKSLEEELLEEKPWQLKGEVTGQKRPENSLLEETVLFDHAVRMAPVITEETTFQLEDIIKQRILDEAWDDVVPKEKPKEEAFEYKKRITLDHEKSKLSLAEIYEQEYMKLHQQKTEEEENPEHKEIQEMMDSLFLKLDALCNFHFTPKPPVPEVKIVSNLPAISMEEVAPVAVSDAALLAPEEIKEKNKAGDVKTDAEKTPTDKKRDRRKKKLRKRMKQREKEKRQKLLEKMKPEQGTKLSKKAAAAKLKRLTKEGKASLLKDEGKDKVLKSSQAFFSQLQDQVKMQIKDANKLKKKQKQQKTLSVHKLKL